In Lagenorhynchus albirostris chromosome 1, mLagAlb1.1, whole genome shotgun sequence, the sequence GCCCCGGGCTGGCCTGACTCCAGAGAAAGCCCCCTGCGCGGCTCAGCCTGGGTCCCCACATCTGGGGAAGCGTCCCTGCCTCCGAGGCAGGGTCTCCACTGTAGCCCAGCGCTGGGGTAGCTGCCATGTACCCTGAGGGGGGCCGTGGCTGGTGGGCATGACCGCCCGCCCCTCagtccccctctcctccccccagagTGACAATTGCCTGATGCACGggtcctcccccaccctccctggtCCTGAGTCAGACCCCATCCAACAGTGTGCTCTGAGGCCCCCAGGGCCACAGGACGACCCCCACAAGCACTCAGGTGGTTGTTGGATGGATGACGATGACCGCGTCCTCTCCTGGGGCCGGGCCTGCCCCTCCGCCATCCATGGCACCAGGTCCTGGAGCCGTGGCCCCGAGGACCTAGCAGACTCTGGGCTGTCTGCAGGGCAGgcccagggtgggcggggctccCTGTGCCTCTGGCCAGCCAGGAGAGCAGGGGCTCCAGTCGGCCCCCCGACCACTCTTACCGAGAAGTAGGCAGTGGTGGGCACCCCGTCAAAGTAGTCCCGGAGGGGCTGGAAGCGGTTGATGTGGGAGGAGAAGCTCCGCGGCCAGGGTCTGGGGAGGACAGCCTTCGGCACCCCCAGCACCCAGTAGGTCCGGAAGGTCTTCTGCAGGTCCCGGGCCAGGCGGCTGCAGTTGTAGATGATGGCCCCGAGCTCCTTCACCTGCAGGTACCGGGGCAGCGCTGCGGGAGGGCCCTGGGGCCGCGTGGGCCCCCTGGGCCGGGGGTGCCGGGCAGGTGCAGCCATCGCCCGTGAGAACCCATAGTAGGTGGTGCgtggggggggggcgtggggTGGGGTGCGCGGGGGGGGCCGTGGGGTGGGGTGCGCGGGGGGGCCGTGGGGTGGGGTGCGCTGGGGGGGGCCGTGGGGTGGGGTGCGCGGGGGGGGCCGTGGGGTGGGGTGCGCTGGGGGAGCCGTGGGGTGGGGTGCGCGGGGGGGGCCGTGGGGTGGGGTGCGCGGGGGGGGCCGTGGGGTGGGGTGCGCGTGGGGGGCCATGGGGTGGGGTGCGCTGGGGGGCCATGGGGTGGGGTGCCCTGCAGGTCCCTGTTCTCCTCAACATTGTATTCCAAGGGCAATACGTGTTTATTACCAACAGACAATAGAAAACGCATAAAtgcacagagaagaaagaaaaaaaaatccctctccaCTGCTAAGCGGCAGCTGCTGTCCCCGTTTGGACTCACGGCCAGAGCACTGCTTTTCCTAGAAGGGGTCGCGCTTTGTCTGCATGGGTTCCCGGATAAGGTGCCGCGAGCATCTTTCCGGGCGGTTAAATGACCTCCCGCAGCAGGAGCTCAGTGACGTTAGAATCCCGTAACCCGTCTGCGGGTGCTTCTACCACAGCGATGTTACAGACATGGCCACTTCCCCCAGGGTGGCTGCCCACATGGGAACATGGGGTCTCCCCTCTCGGGGCTCAGGGACTCACCTGTGTCAGCGACCGCCAGTCCATGTTGGCGCTGCCCACATAGACGTGCCGCCCATCCACGACCCAGAACTTGGAGTGCAAAACGCCACCGGTGAGCCTTCCCATGGGCACGTGTCGCACCTGGGCACCTGACGAGGGTGCAGGACGGTGCGGTGAACCCACTTCGTGCTGAGCCAGATTCTCAGCTCTTTCTTTGCAGTTGGGTGGATTCCTTTCTCCTCACAGCAGTCCTACTCAGTTGatgctgttattcccattttacagatgggaaaactgaggcattgGCCAGCCTCGGTCCCTCCAGGCAGCCCGGCTCTGTGAGGATTGTCCCTGCTGCCTCTGGCTCCCGGCCAAGCCACCACCCACAGGTTGAAGCGGCTGGGCTCAGCAAGGCCCGGAGACCACCCTGTGCTCTGCCCCCTGGGAAATGACACGTCCGGCTCCCTGGAACCAGCCCCCGGGGAAGCCCACTTGAAGGCGCTTGCGGCGCTGGGCTCCCGGCCTCCCCCTAACGGGCGGCCCCACTGCTCTCGCCCGTCCCCAGGCCCAGGACGGCAGGAACCTACCTCGGGCCACCAGGACCTGCAGGTCGGTGGAGTTCTGGACCAGTGTCGGGGTGCTGGTGGCCACAGCCAGGGAAACGTTTCTGTCCAGCAGCTGCTGCAGCTTCTGCAGAAGGGCCTCTCCCTGAGAGAGCAGGCCAGCGGTGAGaggccacccccatcccaccagAAAGGGCCCAGACTTCCCCAGGAGGCCGCCTCTGACCGCCCACAGATGTGCTGCCCGCCGGGCTTGCTGTGTGCCTGGCCCCTGGACGGCCCGCAGCCTCCGAGTCAGGGGAGGGGTGGCGCACCAGCCGGGAAGAAGAGTCATTGACCCCAGTGTCGGGCCCCGTGAGGGACCAGTAGAAGGAGGCCACGTGGACACGCTCCCGGGCGGCGTCCAGCAGCTGCAGCCAGgcctgggccaggggctgggcagaCGGGCTGCCTGGTGCAGGCGGCAGGTCCTGGGGGATGCTTTCCACGAGGACAAGCCTGCGGAGGGAGGTGGCAGGCGTGAGCGTAGGAGCCACCAGCCAGCCTCACCTCACCTGTTCCGTCCCGTCCAGGCTGAGGGTGCAGGGAGGGCGCTGCAGGCCAGACTGGGCAGGGCAGGCCTGACACCCAGGAGCACCCCAGGGAGGGGCCTGAGTGGGGAGCCTGAGAGCAGGGAAGTTGGGGCCCAGGCCCACCCCAAGCCCAGGTGCTGTCTGCTCAGGGCTGTCGCTTGCGGAGCCCGGCAGAGGTGTTGGGTCTGGGCTCCTGCAGCTGTGGAGGCCTTGGAGACGCCCGGGCTGACCCAGAAGGGAGGGCTGGGCCAGTGGGGGTTGGGGGTATGCTGGGGGTGTGCTGGGATTCCAGGGCCCCCCagggggcgggaggggcgggggctgCGACTCCACCCCAGGTAGGACCGGGGCTAGCGGCCTTGTCGGAGTCTCTGGGTGGCAGCCTGCGTTTGCTGCAAAGAGCGCCCCAAGtcgtccccgcccccgcccccactccgGCCCATACAGTTCGGGGCTTCTCCCCCTCTCCCGACCACTCCCCCTGCCTCACAGCCCACCCTCCCCGGAACCTGCCTCTTCCAACAGGAGGTGGCAGAGGGCGATGCTCGTCCCGCTGGGGAGCCCCAGGGGGAAGGCAGGCGGTGGCCACCCTGCAGACCTCACAGGCTCACTCACCGGCAGGAGTCGTTCTGCTGATGCCGCCGggcctcccctcccaggggcGCCCAGGCCAGGCTGGAGCCAAGGCCCTGAGACGTGGTGGGCCCTTCCTCAGGGTGCACGTGGCcccaggtggagggagagagcgCTTGCCACAGCATGTAGGTGAGGGTCACCACGCTCAGACACAGCAGGGCCAGAGCCCCCCGCACCTGCAACCGGAGGAGGGCGTCACCACGGGGTCCCTGGGGCGTGGCCGTGCTCTTCCGGGTGGGCCTGATGGCCTCTCCAGCGCTGAGACAGACCGTCTCTGCTGCCGCTGGGCGGGGCTGGCGAGGACGGGGCCACGCAGGCCAGAGCCCACCGCCGGGGCGCAGCCCGGGGCCGCATGGTCACTGGCCATCTTCCCAGGTCCCCCGAGACAGGGCACGTGGCAGGTGCCGGGCAGCCCTCCAGTCAGGGTGCCCGCTTCCCCCGTGGCTAGTTCTGTCCTTGCCACTCTGGCCCAGGGGTCCTGTGAGGCTGCTGAGCCCCCTCCCTCAGGCCCCCAAGTCCCACTGGGCGTGCCCCCCTGTCCCGTGGGCTGCGGGCTGGCGTGGATCGGGGCCACGCGGGGGCCACCAATGTGGTCTGCATAGGCATCCGCACCTGCTTGGGGCGACCTGGCATCACCCACAGCTCCAGGCCCGGCTGCAGTGGCTCCACAGGGTCTGGGCAGCTGGGCACAGGGGCCACCACCTCGTGGGGACCCTACAGCCACCCACTCCTGCCCACGGTCACGCCCTCAGCACAGCCTGGCCTGAAGCTGGCGAGTGCCGTGCCCATCACTAGTGCGCGTGCATAtctgcgtgcgtgtgtgtgtgtgcgccccGGTCTGTTCCCGGGACACACGTGACCCGCTGCTCTCCCTCTCGGACCCCCTCTCAGCGGGCATGTGTGTGTCTGAATCTCAGTTCCTTGTTTCAGTTACAACCTCAACGAGTCTGATGCCACTTCTGCTTTCCAGCTCGGCCCTCTCAAGGCTGGCCTGTAAACAGCTGCTTCCCTTCCCGGGCTGGGCGCCCCCGTCCTGGCCCCTTGCAGCCCCTCCTGGGCGCCAGGCAGCAGCCCTTGTCCTGGCTGGGGAGACCCGGCACAGAGAGAGTGTTGCTGTtcacggggctgggggctgagtcGGGACGCCTTGATGCTGCCAGCAGGGCTCTCCCAGTGCAGCAGGACTCTGCAGCCCGCTGGGGACGGAGGACGCGTCTTGTCCCCTCAGAGTGGTCACTCCCACGAGGAGCTGGAAGCCAGGCCGGCTGGGCCCCGGCTGGGGTTGGGCCGTTCCCCAAAGCAGCCTCAAACGCCACCACTAGTGGGACGCTCCCGAGGTCAGCGCGGCCCCCCtgaagggcagggaggggcccaTGCGCAGCGACAGggaccccccgccccgccccacccggcCAGCCAAGCTCCGAGGCATCCGTGCGGGGTGGGTGCAGCCCTCCCTCCTGGCCTTGGTGGGGAAGTGGTCCCTGcggcctggggcctgggctgcGCTGCCTGCATGAGTGCAGCTTGGCCATGCGCTGGGGCCCAGGGAGCAGGTGTCCTTCCACAGGACACGCTGGCCCGCCTCCGTGTGGGGAAGGGGCGGCCATAGGAGCTGGGCCTGGGGGCTGCATCTGCCCTGAGCGAGAACCGTTACTGGGAGGCGGGGGCCCCAGAAAGCAGAGTGAGAGAGGGGGACTCAGGCAGAGTGCCCAAGGCCCGGCGCCCCTCCCTGCCAGGAGCCCCCATAGAGGGGAGTCAGGGTGCTTCCCCACCCGCACGCCGCAGAGGAGCGCTCGggggcctgcccctcccctgcctgcctggggagggctgggggccgcATCAGGCCTTCACAGTGAACAGGCCCCAGGCCCCTTCACTGACCCTCAGGAGAGGCAATCGGGGTGTGGTCCTGGGCGGGGCCCCAGGGCCATCCTTGGACAGATGCTGCGTCTGCCGCACCGCCCGGGGCCCCAGGCGGACAGGAAGGTTGGGGCGCGGCAGCCCTGCCCCCACGGCCCCCGTCTGGGACTCGGAGCACGGCCGAGGCACCTGCCGGGCCACCCATCCCCTTGGGAACTACCGGGGCCTGGGGAGGTCAGCCGTCCAAGGAGGCTCTGGGCAGCTGCAGCCCTGGGGACCCTGCGTGTCCAGGGGTGGGGCTGGCTGTTGGGAGAGGATGACCCACTAGCGCTGGCATCTCAGGGCCGTGACGGGCTGGGAGACTCCCATGGGACAGCTCTGAGCTCcccccagccctgtgctgggcagCTGTGGGACCCTGCAGGCATGGGTGAAGGGGTGGGACTTCCTGCCGCGCAGGGCATGTGGCACAGCTGCCCAGCTCAGGCTGGGGCGGAGGGAGGGCCTGCTCTGAGCTCTCTAGGAGACCCCGAGGCCCTGGCGGTCCTGGCTGCACAGACTGGCAGAGGAATGGGTGCTCTGCAGGCCTAGCTGGACTTGATGACCCTTTGGGCCCAGGGCTGCTGGCAGCACGGGGCCAGGGGGCAGTGGACCAAAGTCCCCGTCTCAGGACCTTTGGCCTGACTCTCCCCTCTGGCCTCACCGGCACTTACCTCCGGGGGTCCTGCCTTGGCGTTCATCTTGGCTTTGCCACAGACGCAGGCCCTCAGCTAGCCAGCGAGCGCCCGATCAGGTCCCACCTGCCTCCTCTCTGCAGCCTGCTGCTTCCCCTTCTGGCCACTTGCTTTTCTTCCTGAGTACCTCCCTCCACGCCCTTGACAGACATCTGGAAGTGGGTGGGCCAGccagggggtggggctgaaaacTTTCACATCCAGAGaaaatccctccccaccccccaaccccaagtCACAGGCTTATGCATCTGAGTTAGTTTTGGTACCGAGACACTTGACTTGaggaaccagggcttgaacgttGTTTTTCTCCATCACACTGAGCAGATTCTGGGGCTGGCAGCCTAGGGATGGTGTTGGCTCCACAGCCATCAGGAGCCAGGTCCCTCCAGCTCTCAGCTCCCAATCCCTAGGGTTGACTGGCAGCCTCATGGCCCCATAATTGCTGCTGGAGCTCAGCCATCACCTCATGTTCCTAGCAGAGCATAAGGGATATCCCAGAGGAACCATCCTGGAGGTCCCacagggcacttccatttatgtcTCATGAttcagaacttagtcacatggctgcatctagctgcaagggaggttgGGAAATGGAGGCAGCTAGGACCCCCATCCGGGAGAACGCAGGTCGGTGGCTTACTGGGCTGCCTGCAAAGGCAGGCCTGGCTATAGTTCGCTGGTGCTCAGCCTGGGT encodes:
- the PLD4 gene encoding 5'-3' exonuclease PLD4, with product MNAKAGPPEVRGALALLCLSVVTLTYMLWQALSPSTWGHVHPEEGPTTSQGLGSSLAWAPLGGEARRHQQNDSCRLVLVESIPQDLPPAPGSPSAQPLAQAWLQLLDAARERVHVASFYWSLTGPDTGVNDSSSRLGEALLQKLQQLLDRNVSLAVATSTPTLVQNSTDLQVLVARGAQVRHVPMGRLTGGVLHSKFWVVDGRHVYVGSANMDWRSLTQVKELGAIIYNCSRLARDLQKTFRTYWVLGVPKAVLPRPWPRSFSSHINRFQPLRDYFDGVPTTAYFSASPPALCPSGRTWDLDALLAVIGGAQEFIYASVMEYFPTTRFSHPARYWPVLDTALRVAAVSRGVRVRLLVSCWLNTDPSMFPYLRSLQALSNPAANVFVDVKVFIVPVRNHSNIPFSRVNHSKFMVTEKAAYIGTSNWSEDYFSSTSGVGLVVSQRASSAQPGAATVQGQLRQLFQRDWSSRYAVGLDGQAQGQDCVWQG